A single window of Primulina huaijiensis isolate GDHJ02 unplaced genomic scaffold, ASM1229523v2 scaffold26513, whole genome shotgun sequence DNA harbors:
- the LOC140967716 gene encoding HIPL1 protein-like, with the protein MDGVLNILSLFGLLLLLPLPSYSLPLCTSFRAPTSLKGHLAFCPYNGKVCCNTAEDLQLRKRFDAMNISDSVCAAVVKSIICATCDPFSAELFEVNSNPRSVPILCNTTGGAAISFLSSQTNNSFCSSVWEACKTVSILNSPFAPALQTKAELPRNATSSTLTDLWQSESDFCNSFSGSSDEKSLCFNGKPVSLNQSDTLSPPKGICLEKIDNGSYLNMVAHPDGSNRAFFSSQPGKIWLATIPDQDSGDVLGLDESSPFVDLTDQVHLDASFGMMGMAFHPNFATNGRFFASFNCDKEKSPACGGRCACNSDVSCDPSELSSLDSGKPCRYHVIVAEYTANGTSSSLSTAEKASPVEVRRIFTMGLPFTANHGGQILFGPADGYLYIMMGDGGSKGDPYNFAQNKKSILGKILRVDVDNIPSEEDIDKQSLWGNYSIPQNNPSLEDKQMEPSVWAYGLRNPWRCSFDSERPSYFVCADVGQDQYEEVDIITKGGNYGWRVYEGPLLFEPQKSPGGNTSAGSIDPIFPVVGYNHSEINKLGSAAISGGFFYRAQTDPCIYGSYLYGDLYASHIWAASETPQNSGNFTTTDISFSCATDSPIKCESVPNSDLPALKFIFSFGQDNRKDVYILTQSGVYRVVRPSRCSYACSKEEVITTTKPPQASPSRGHVVAIPHMGLMFLVSAVLVFMEPFL; encoded by the exons ATGGATGGCGTTTTAAACATCCTCTCATTGTTCGGTCTATTGCTGCTGCTCCCTCTTCCTTCTTATTCGCTGCCATTGTGCACTAGCTTCA GAGCACCTACTAGCTTAAAGGGGCACTTAGCATTCTGTCCATACAATGGGAAGGTGTGCTGCAATACAGCAGAAGATCTGCAGTTGCGGAAGCGTTTTGATGCTATGAATATATCTGATTCTGTCTGTGCTGCTGTTGTGAAATCCATCATCTGTGCG ACTTGTGATCCATTCTCTGCAGAACTATTTGAGGTCAATTCGAACCCACGGTCAGTTCCAATACTTTGCAACACCACAGGAGGTGCAGCAATTTCGTTCTTGTCAAGCCAAACAAACAATAGTTTTTGCTCATCTGTATGGGAAGCTTGTAAAACCGTATCAATCTTGAATTCTCCCTTTGCTCCTGCATTGCAAACCAAAGCTGAATTGCCACGAAACGCAACCTCATCAACTCTAACTGACCTCTGGCAATCAGAGTCTGATTTTTGCAATTCATTTTCTGGTTCTTCTGACGAAAAATCTCTTTGCTTCAATGGTAAACCTGTTTCACTCAACCAAAGTGATACATTATCTCCCCCTAAAGGTATCTGCCTCGAAAAAATTGACAATGGATCTTATCTTAATATGGTTGCTCATCCTGATGGATCCAATCGTGCATTTTTCTCTAGCCAACCAGGCAAAATTTGGTTAGCCACTATCCCTGATCAAGATTCAGGGGATGTATTAGGGCTGGATGAATCAAGTCCGTTTGTTGACTTAACCGATCAAGTTCATCTGGATGCGAGCTTTGGAATGATGGGAATGGCTTTTCATCCAAACTTTGCAACAAATGGTAGATTCTTTGCATCATTTAACTGTGACAAAGAGAAGTCTCCAGCCTGTGGAGGGAGATGTGCGTGTAACTCAGATGTTTCGTGCGATCCTTCAGAGTTAAGTTCGTTGGATTCAGGAAAGCCTTGCAGATATCATGTGATTGTTGCTGAGTATACTGCTAACGGGACTTCTTCAAGCCTGTCAACA GCAGAGAAAGCGAGTCCAGTTGAAGTGAGGAGAATTTTTACTATGGGGCTACCTTTTACTGCAAATCACGGTGGCCAGATTCTTTTTGGTCCAGCAGATGGTTACTTATATATCATGATGGGAGATGGGGGAAGCAAAGGTGATCCATACAATTTTGCTCAGAATAAGAAGTCGATACTTGGAAAAATCCTGAGGGTTGATGTAGACAATATACCAA GTGAAGAGGACATAGATAAGCAGAGCCTATGGGGAAATTATAGTATTCCACAAAATAACCCTTCTTTGGAAGATAAACAAATGGAACCTTCGGTATGGGCTTATGGACTAAGAAATCCTTGGCGCTGTAGTTTTGATTCAGAAAGGCCTTCCTATTTCGTTTGTGCTGATGTTGGACAG GATCAATATGAAGAAGTCGACATAATAACCAAGGGAGGAAACTATGGATGGCGTGTATACGAAGGCCCTCTTCTTTTCGAACCTCAAAAAAGTCCAGGGGGAAACACTTCTGCTGGTTCAATCGATCCCATCTTCCCTGTGGTGGGATACAACCATTCTGAGATAAATAAGCTCGGTTCTGCAGCAATATCCGGTGGATTTTTCTATCGTGCACAGACTGATCCATGCATTTATGGAAG ttaccTGTATGGAGATCTATATGCAAGTCATATTTGGGCAGCATCAGAAACACCACAAAACAGCGGGAACTTCACGACTACTGACATTTCCTTTAGCTGTGCTACAGACTCTCCCATCAAGTGTGAATCAGTGCCTAATAGCGATCTTCCTGCTTtaaagttcatattttcattTGGGCAAGATAACAGAAAAGATGTGTACATTTTAACACAGAGTGGAGTGTACAGGGTGGTTCGTCCAAGTCGATGTAGCTATGCTTGCTCCAAGGAAGAAGTGATAACCACTACAAAGCCGCCTCAGGCTTCTCCTTCTCGTGGTCATGTCGTGGCAATTCCTCATATGGGATTAATGTTTCTGGTTTCTGCAGTTTTGGTATTTATGGAACCTTTCTTGTGA